The following are encoded in a window of Sebastes umbrosus isolate fSebUmb1 chromosome 7, fSebUmb1.pri, whole genome shotgun sequence genomic DNA:
- the akt2 gene encoding RAC-beta serine/threonine-protein kinase, translating into MNEVSVVREGWLHKRGEYIKTWRPRYFILKSDGSFIGYKEKPEVSSDHSLPPLNNFSVAECQLMKTERPRPNTFVIRCLQWTSVIERTFHVDSNEEREEWMRSIQAVANSLKSQHQDEEPMEIKFGSPSDISGTEEMEIAVSKSRTKVTMSDFDYLKLLGKGTFGKVILVKEKATGMYYAMKILRKEVIIAKDEVAHTVTESRVLQNTRHPFLTTLKYAFQTHDRLCFVMEYANGGELFFHLSRDRVFSEDRARFYGAEIVSALEYLHSRNVVYRDLKLENLMLDKDGHIKITDFGLCKEGITDGATMKTFCGTPEYLAPEVLEDNDYGRAVDWWGLGVVMYEMMCGRLPFYNQDHERLFELILMEEIRFPKNLAPEAKALLAGLLKKDPKQRLGGGPDDAKEVMSHKFFTSINWQDVLEKKLIPPFKPQVTSETDTRYFDDEFTAQTITITPPDKYDSLDAEDSDQRTHFPQFSYSASIRE; encoded by the exons ATGAATGAAGTCAGTGTTGTGAGAGAGGGATGGCTCCACAAGAGAG gTGAATACATTAAAACATGGCGACCTCGTTACTTCATCTTAAAGAGCGACGGCTCCTTCATCGGTTACAAAGAGAAGCCTGAGGTGTCCAGTGACCACAGCCTCCCACCACTCAACAACTTCTCTGTTGCAG AATGCCAGCTGATGAAGACAGAGCGCCCAAGGCCCAACACATTTGTCATTCGTTGCCTGCAATGGACCTCCGTTATTGAGCGCACTTTCCATGTAGACAGCAACGAGGAGag GGAGGAATGGATGCGATCGATCCAGGCAGTGGCAAATAGCCTGAAGAGTCAGCATCAGGATGAGGAGCCCATGGAGATTAAATTTGGCTCGCCAAGCGACATCAGCGGCACAGAGGAGATGGAGATTGCTGTGTCCAAATCCCGCACAAAAGTG ACCATGAGTGACTTTGACTATCTGAAGCTGCTGGGAAAAGGGACGTTTGGTAAGGTGATCCTGGTGAAGGAAAAGGCCACGGGGATGTACTACGCCATGAAAATCCTCCGCAAAGAAGTCATCATTGCTAAA GATGAGGTGGCACACACAGTTACAGAAAGCAGAGTTCTCCAAAATACGCGGCATCCCTTTCTAACG ACACTAAAATATGCATTTCAAACGCATGACCGGTTATGCTTTGTGATGGAGTATGCAAATGGAGGAGAA CTCTTCTTTCACTTATCACGGGACCGAGTCTTCTCAGAAGACAGAGCCAGATTCTATGGTGCAGAAATAGTGTCAGCACTGGAGTACCTTCACTCACGCAATGTAGTTTACAGGGATTTAAAG CTGGAGAACCTCATGTTAGACAAGGACGGCCACATAAAGATAacagactttgggctttgtaaagAGGGGATCACAGACGGTGCCACCATGAAAACCTTCTGTGGGACCCCGGAGTACCTGGCACCAGAG GTGCTAGAAGACAACGACTACGGACGAGCGGTGGACTGGTGGGGGCTGGGCGTGGTCATGTATGAGATGATGTGCGGTCGGTTGCCCTTCTACAACCAGGACCACGAGCGTCTCTTTGAACTTATTCTCATGGAGGAGATCCGCTTCCCCAAGAACCTGGCTCCTGAGGCTAAGGCTCTGCTGGCCGGCCTGCTCAAAAAGGATCCAAAACAAAG GCTTGGAGGCGGACCAGACGATGCCAAAGAAGTGATGAGCCACAAGTTCTTCACCTCCATCAACTGGCAGGATGTTCTTgaaaaaaag CTTATTCCACCCTTCAAGCCCCAGGTTACATCAGAGACGGACACGCGTTACTTCGATGATGAGTTCACAGCACAAACCATAACAATAACTCCCCCTGACAAGT ATGACAGTTTAGATGCAGAGGATTCAGATCAGCGCACACACTTCCCTCAGTTCTCCTACTCTGCCAGCATACGGGAATGA